A window from Phaeocystidibacter marisrubri encodes these proteins:
- a CDS encoding HD family phosphohydrolase produces the protein MKKFTLFLQKHSQILYNLFLFLVAAMCVLYVLPDQGRFKYEYEVGQPWLHDDLESPFNFPLYKVKSEIRAEREAWEESYPLYFEKNNDIETVSQEKWTERIQRLPYDSAFQSADADRLGKLYLDALYSEGILTPPSTSGAKERIWYLANRGVFVQVDPDQFIEPKRATSLLKSYIDTIGNPQLRSVLASNLPDMIRPNITFDSDLTTRKKNQYLNSISPTEGLVSEGEIIVYSGQVVDATIEQRIASFRRTLEGTSNSSSHWVVLVGHFTLTAIVLVMLFLFLRQFRPQILVNSNSLTLILVSLVGMVLLADLVISYDQSLIYIIPFPLVPIIMRSFYDTRLALFIHLMVIMIVGLVAPNSFEFIFLQFMAGIFSIVTVSSLYRRSQLFMASAKITVIYILSYFAFTLIRGDVTNSEHLYEYGYFALNGLMSVMMAFPLIFIFEKMFSLVSDLTLLELGDTNSPLLRELRLKAPGTFQHSLQVANLAESVIDDIGGNSMLVRTGALYHDIGKMLNPIYFVENQNTGINPHDDLDSLESAEIIVDHVLEGIVLAKSKRIPDMVIDFIRTHHGTTRVEYFYRKYSAEHEGELPEEIAAKFKYPGPKPFSKETAVLMMSDTVEAATRSLVQPTAEQLAGMVDKLIDHQQSSGQFDNANITLGEISRARQILKKKLMSIHHLRVEYPD, from the coding sequence ATGAAGAAGTTTACCCTTTTCTTGCAAAAGCACTCACAGATTCTCTACAATCTGTTTTTGTTCCTCGTTGCGGCGATGTGCGTTCTCTACGTACTCCCCGATCAAGGTCGGTTTAAGTACGAATACGAAGTTGGGCAACCTTGGTTGCACGATGATCTGGAATCTCCATTCAATTTCCCTTTGTATAAAGTGAAGTCAGAGATCCGCGCGGAACGCGAAGCCTGGGAGGAATCCTACCCTCTTTACTTTGAAAAAAACAACGACATCGAAACCGTTTCCCAAGAGAAATGGACCGAGCGCATACAGCGCCTCCCTTACGATTCGGCTTTTCAATCCGCAGATGCCGACCGTCTCGGAAAGCTGTACTTAGATGCGCTGTACTCTGAAGGAATCCTCACGCCTCCATCCACCTCTGGCGCCAAAGAGCGCATCTGGTACTTGGCAAACCGCGGGGTCTTCGTTCAGGTAGATCCCGATCAATTTATCGAACCTAAGCGAGCAACATCCCTCCTCAAGAGTTACATCGACACCATTGGCAATCCCCAGCTGAGATCGGTACTGGCCTCCAACCTTCCCGATATGATTCGTCCGAACATCACTTTCGATTCGGATCTAACCACTCGGAAAAAGAATCAGTATTTGAACAGCATATCTCCAACCGAAGGATTGGTAAGCGAAGGTGAAATTATCGTGTACAGTGGTCAGGTAGTAGATGCCACCATAGAACAACGCATTGCCAGTTTTAGGAGAACGTTGGAAGGAACCAGCAACAGCTCTTCACACTGGGTTGTACTGGTGGGGCACTTCACCCTCACAGCCATTGTGCTCGTTATGCTCTTCCTCTTTTTGCGCCAATTCCGTCCACAAATCTTGGTCAACAGCAATAGTCTCACCTTGATTTTGGTCAGTTTGGTCGGCATGGTCCTCTTGGCCGACCTCGTTATTTCCTACGATCAATCGCTGATTTACATCATTCCATTCCCGCTGGTTCCCATCATCATGCGCAGTTTTTACGACACGCGTTTGGCCCTCTTCATTCACTTGATGGTCATTATGATTGTGGGACTCGTCGCACCGAATTCCTTCGAATTCATCTTCCTCCAGTTCATGGCGGGCATCTTCTCCATCGTAACGGTTTCATCGTTGTATAGGAGATCACAGTTATTCATGGCCTCCGCCAAAATCACCGTCATTTACATCTTGTCGTACTTCGCTTTCACCCTTATTCGAGGTGATGTGACCAACAGTGAACACCTATACGAATACGGCTACTTTGCATTAAATGGCCTAATGAGTGTGATGATGGCCTTCCCACTCATCTTCATTTTTGAGAAGATGTTCAGCTTGGTGAGTGACCTAACCTTGCTTGAGCTCGGCGATACCAATTCGCCACTCTTGCGTGAACTTCGACTCAAAGCTCCGGGCACCTTCCAGCACTCGCTTCAGGTGGCCAATTTAGCCGAGAGCGTGATTGACGACATTGGAGGAAACAGCATGTTAGTCAGAACCGGTGCTTTGTATCACGACATTGGAAAAATGCTCAACCCCATCTACTTTGTAGAAAATCAAAACACCGGTATTAACCCACACGACGACCTTGACTCGCTAGAGAGCGCCGAGATCATAGTAGATCACGTACTAGAAGGAATCGTTTTGGCCAAATCCAAGCGCATCCCCGACATGGTGATCGACTTCATTCGCACCCACCACGGCACCACTCGTGTAGAATATTTCTACAGAAAATACAGCGCTGAACACGAGGGAGAATTACCCGAAGAAATTGCGGCTAAATTCAAGTATCCCGGTCCAAAACCCTTCAGTAAAGAAACCGCGGTACTGATGATGTCGGACACCGTAGAAGCTGCCACGCGCAGTTTGGTTCAACCCACGGCAGAACAGCTCGCGGGAATGGTCGACAAATTGATCGATCACCAGCAGAGTTCAGGGCAATTTGACAATGCAAATATCACCCTTGGAGAAATTTCTCGCGCTCGTCAGATCCTGAAAAAGAAGCTGATGAGTATTCATCACCTCAGAGTTGAATATCCAGATTAA
- a CDS encoding T9SS type A sorting domain-containing protein: MKSIVIAVLGLFSLSVNGQLPYTNVANHIAHNSDASIEVVGDYYYVANITNNVSPLSFQYARLDTNGLVLDTLTLEYDPSYYFNTNCIKCFTYHQGSFYHAINNGFNHIPGNDTSEILLHKVANDLSDTIVSTVYSTSLRNSLFATDIVFDSDSTFIMSSLHGYYNGTDPQQPGYWKIGSVISRLDTNFNLIWETEIPDIDMNRNNGLSPSQIVIDNNGGIFVVGPDHIYSTSSLNEAFVAKISQADGHLYWRKHFTRTRGIDGMYLTSNYDGTFTFVQNFSINPTQWNPILNVGILDSNGVVLNEREFNWGSTPIIAEGLIRLQDGSYYVSGVYDVAYGLGFRFTPQLDSLWSTSYEYPFTAGLSNVDDFQQDSSGMLVHTGWTVTSDIDNWLFRIDLQGCDSVNCGLNITEESNLQAFSVYPNPSKQDFHLEIAEDFVNARVSFELTDIYGRIVLKNVINQSPMKLSIEKAGVYFITIRNEHLSVLHTEKLIIIE, encoded by the coding sequence ATGAAGTCAATTGTAATAGCGGTCTTAGGTCTTTTTTCTTTATCAGTGAATGGGCAATTGCCTTACACGAATGTTGCCAACCATATCGCACATAATTCTGATGCCTCAATTGAGGTAGTCGGCGATTACTACTATGTAGCGAATATTACTAATAATGTTTCACCGCTTTCCTTTCAATATGCCAGATTGGATACAAATGGTCTTGTTTTAGATACTCTGACGTTAGAATATGACCCGTCTTATTATTTCAATACAAATTGCATAAAATGCTTTACCTATCATCAGGGAAGCTTCTATCATGCTATTAACAATGGTTTTAATCATATTCCTGGCAATGACACATCTGAGATTTTGTTACATAAGGTTGCCAATGATCTATCTGATACTATTGTTTCTACAGTTTACAGTACATCATTAAGAAATTCTCTTTTCGCAACAGATATCGTATTTGATTCTGATTCAACCTTTATTATGTCATCTCTTCATGGCTATTATAACGGAACTGATCCACAACAACCAGGGTATTGGAAGATTGGGAGTGTTATTTCAAGGTTAGATACAAATTTCAACTTGATTTGGGAGACTGAAATCCCAGATATCGATATGAACCGAAATAATGGACTTTCACCTTCCCAAATCGTCATCGATAATAATGGAGGAATCTTTGTAGTTGGTCCTGATCATATTTATTCAACATCCTCGTTAAATGAAGCTTTTGTCGCAAAAATCAGTCAAGCCGATGGGCATCTTTATTGGAGGAAACACTTCACCAGGACTCGAGGTATCGACGGGATGTATTTGACGTCAAATTATGATGGAACATTCACCTTCGTTCAAAATTTCAGTATTAATCCGACACAATGGAACCCAATTCTCAATGTTGGTATTCTAGACAGCAATGGTGTTGTTCTGAATGAAAGAGAGTTTAATTGGGGATCAACACCAATAATTGCCGAAGGATTAATTAGACTTCAAGATGGGTCTTACTACGTAAGTGGAGTTTATGACGTTGCCTATGGATTAGGCTTTAGGTTCACGCCTCAATTAGATAGCTTATGGTCCACTTCATACGAGTATCCATTTACCGCAGGATTGTCCAATGTTGATGATTTTCAGCAAGACTCTAGTGGAATGCTAGTTCATACTGGTTGGACAGTTACAAGCGATATAGATAACTGGCTATTCCGGATTGATCTTCAAGGATGTGACTCTGTCAATTGTGGTTTAAATATTACGGAAGAGTCAAATCTTCAAGCGTTTTCAGTTTATCCAAACCCAAGTAAACAAGATTTCCATCTCGAAATTGCCGAAGATTTTGTGAATGCTCGAGTTTCATTTGAGTTAACAGACATCTATGGGCGTATTGTTTTGAAGAATGTCATCAATCAAAGTCCGATGAAGCTCTCAATTGAGAAGGCGGGAGTCTATTTTATTACAATAAGAAATGAACACCTCAGTGTTTTACATACCGAAAAGTTAATTATAATAGAGTGA
- a CDS encoding T9SS type A sorting domain-containing protein, translating into MKSRAKIRFWLAQAFVWSISIGAFGQSIYESSTSCGGLDAGPEPESETETKWEPSGMTCTYSSTSYVNYYSDQDNWIPTSTTADKEIHVNFIIYQNAGNSPAVNWQNTPAHLARLNQIAQWTDEFYDLWSNAPSDPIDGIPDLEDRKIRVVLDEILFVQTSNAYNVTQATAVARQQYAEEMHNRVNIHIFPMNVVTNAWGYASSTSLNIVTSDDPHNTGYGCIPTSTNDNCPVSEAVFGSQNYRDWSLAHHLKHELGHIIGLCHVNPIQNNCTESLNTNNPDFLSDIFDAPWCSPSPCYPGIVGDPFLSDNDGITNNIMASNAQHYMSPMQAGRSHRAISLNNVSKATTGYSETPLVVSTSETWDFRMKVYSDIVINPGVILTIKCRLTMVQQARIIVKPGGQLYIEGGIITADDGPSNGTWGGVYLEGDNNTAQSLNTQGTLRVLNGAIEHARDAVTTIGIDQSGNWQWGTQGGIVLLNGAEFRNNRRDIQYLPHKFSNDNNYGYYSNLVNSTFRKTDDYRHDAMISAVSMYECIGIDFEGCEFLNENTGDYINYAQAIFAQNSIFSINEGGLPFQRSKVEGFAEGIRSENYSLESLSDDIVNVKNTDFKNNLHGVYVSGLVAGVHIVDNHIDVPNSYIAFPGGQPPVAQTARYGVYVDQCGKFDVRQNSFKATVESGTELSVGLIVANSGPVVNRVYANEFDNFDYGIQAIGDNMNGADNSKPGLYFQCNHFGYTNQWGTTYGEDVDIHVDAVVLTQNTGVSMLQGYDQSTVATLPHNTFDNVYSGSTQISNLSKSFVIYSYEASTPLVDPTYVTIDVIKNITNNTVGYDPTTYCGDEPESESYDLPTLGNEITSMESQLSSNNSLRTQFINGGNTAALEAEVLFADDQQEYQDLYISLMDASPYVEDYLLMELLEKPDFPELALRNVFVANPHGARNPEIWEALVNRDPALSQQTLDDIENETQTISAFDVLQAEISYTIGSLDQAKDDYISGCLASIETEKSNLLSFLSSESMPSYQYLLAEIHLAEGELTNAQSVLNNIPVNYSLNSYETSIYNSTVAFYDVIIAAKENGTPMHSLSAASLTALEDVYNSGTGASVQKAKALLHLNGVNTDYIEPVMTGAGSFKMSAESANINSDRPLVPSVSAEVYPNPSNGVVTLEWNPIDLMTAESVTVEVVSITGQIVHTEVIKDVSRSFSVIDLNEQPAGVYVIKMRNDETTLYSGNIILQ; encoded by the coding sequence ATGAAAAGCAGAGCTAAAATTAGATTTTGGCTTGCTCAAGCTTTCGTATGGTCTATTTCCATAGGAGCTTTTGGGCAATCCATTTACGAATCTTCGACAAGTTGTGGAGGCTTAGATGCCGGACCTGAGCCCGAGTCAGAAACCGAGACTAAATGGGAGCCGTCTGGAATGACTTGTACGTATTCGAGTACTTCATATGTTAACTATTATTCTGATCAGGATAATTGGATACCTACATCGACCACCGCTGACAAAGAAATTCATGTGAATTTCATTATTTATCAGAATGCGGGAAACTCTCCGGCAGTGAACTGGCAGAATACCCCAGCTCACTTAGCGAGGTTAAATCAAATTGCTCAATGGACAGATGAGTTTTATGATCTCTGGTCCAATGCACCATCAGATCCAATTGACGGAATTCCTGATTTAGAAGACAGAAAGATAAGAGTCGTTTTAGACGAGATTCTTTTTGTACAGACTTCTAATGCGTATAACGTTACTCAGGCAACAGCTGTTGCTCGGCAGCAGTACGCTGAAGAAATGCACAATCGAGTGAATATCCATATTTTCCCTATGAATGTTGTTACGAATGCATGGGGGTATGCGTCAAGTACTAGTCTGAATATTGTGACTTCAGATGATCCTCACAACACGGGCTATGGTTGTATTCCAACGAGTACAAATGATAATTGCCCTGTAAGTGAAGCTGTTTTTGGATCTCAAAATTATCGGGATTGGAGTTTGGCTCATCACCTTAAACATGAGTTAGGGCATATCATAGGATTGTGTCATGTGAATCCGATTCAAAACAATTGTACTGAGTCATTGAACACAAATAATCCGGACTTCTTATCTGATATTTTTGATGCACCTTGGTGTTCTCCTTCACCATGTTATCCTGGTATTGTTGGAGATCCGTTTCTTTCTGACAATGATGGGATAACCAATAATATTATGGCATCTAATGCTCAGCATTACATGTCGCCAATGCAAGCTGGTCGCTCGCACAGAGCAATTTCGCTTAATAACGTCAGCAAGGCAACTACAGGATATTCGGAGACTCCATTAGTTGTAAGTACTAGTGAGACTTGGGATTTTCGAATGAAGGTTTACTCTGATATCGTAATTAACCCAGGTGTTATCCTTACAATTAAATGTCGATTGACGATGGTTCAGCAGGCACGTATTATTGTTAAACCTGGTGGACAATTATATATTGAAGGAGGAATAATCACTGCGGACGATGGGCCTTCTAATGGGACATGGGGCGGTGTATATCTTGAAGGAGATAATAATACTGCTCAGAGTTTGAATACTCAAGGAACATTAAGAGTATTGAACGGCGCAATTGAGCATGCTCGTGACGCTGTTACCACTATTGGTATTGATCAAAGCGGAAACTGGCAGTGGGGAACTCAAGGAGGTATTGTTTTATTGAATGGAGCAGAGTTTAGAAATAATAGACGTGACATTCAATATTTGCCACATAAATTCTCTAATGATAATAATTACGGTTACTATTCTAATTTGGTTAACTCAACCTTTAGAAAAACTGATGATTATCGTCATGATGCAATGATTTCAGCCGTTTCAATGTATGAGTGTATTGGTATTGACTTTGAAGGTTGTGAATTCTTGAATGAGAATACAGGAGACTACATCAACTACGCTCAAGCGATTTTTGCTCAAAACTCAATTTTTTCTATCAATGAGGGAGGATTGCCTTTCCAGCGTTCAAAAGTTGAAGGTTTTGCTGAAGGAATTAGAAGTGAAAACTACTCTCTGGAATCATTAAGCGATGACATTGTTAATGTGAAAAACACTGATTTTAAGAATAATCTACATGGTGTATATGTTTCTGGATTAGTTGCAGGTGTTCATATCGTTGACAATCATATTGATGTTCCCAATTCCTACATAGCCTTTCCAGGGGGGCAGCCGCCAGTAGCTCAAACTGCAAGGTATGGAGTGTATGTTGATCAATGTGGAAAGTTTGATGTTCGTCAAAACTCTTTCAAGGCTACCGTTGAGTCAGGTACTGAGTTATCTGTAGGTTTGATCGTAGCAAACTCTGGTCCCGTTGTGAATAGAGTTTATGCTAATGAGTTCGATAACTTTGATTACGGAATCCAAGCTATTGGAGATAACATGAATGGTGCAGATAATTCAAAGCCTGGATTGTATTTCCAATGTAACCACTTCGGGTACACTAATCAATGGGGAACAACTTACGGAGAGGATGTTGATATCCATGTGGATGCAGTAGTTCTCACTCAGAACACCGGTGTAAGTATGCTTCAAGGTTATGATCAGTCAACTGTTGCTACACTTCCTCATAATACTTTTGACAATGTGTATTCAGGTTCGACTCAGATTTCGAACTTGTCTAAGTCATTCGTAATCTATTCATATGAGGCATCTACACCATTAGTGGATCCAACGTATGTGACAATTGATGTTATCAAGAATATCACTAACAATACAGTAGGGTATGATCCGACAACTTATTGTGGGGATGAGCCTGAGTCTGAGTCTTATGACTTGCCGACATTGGGCAACGAGATTACAAGTATGGAGTCTCAGTTAAGCTCTAATAATAGCCTAAGAACTCAGTTTATAAATGGAGGGAATACTGCAGCTCTTGAGGCTGAAGTATTATTTGCTGATGATCAACAAGAATATCAGGATTTGTACATATCTCTTATGGATGCCTCTCCATATGTGGAGGACTATTTGTTAATGGAATTATTGGAGAAGCCTGATTTTCCTGAATTAGCATTGAGAAATGTATTTGTAGCAAATCCACATGGTGCTAGAAATCCTGAGATATGGGAGGCGCTAGTCAATAGAGATCCAGCATTGTCTCAACAAACTTTGGATGATATTGAGAATGAGACTCAGACTATTTCAGCGTTTGATGTTTTGCAAGCAGAGATATCTTATACCATAGGTAGTCTTGATCAAGCGAAAGACGATTACATTAGTGGATGTCTTGCTTCGATTGAGACTGAAAAGTCAAATCTATTGTCTTTCTTATCAAGTGAATCAATGCCTAGCTATCAATACCTGTTAGCTGAGATTCATCTTGCAGAGGGTGAATTGACTAATGCTCAAAGTGTTCTTAATAACATTCCTGTTAATTATTCGTTGAATTCATACGAAACTAGTATCTATAATTCTACAGTAGCTTTTTATGATGTGATCATTGCGGCTAAAGAGAATGGTACACCAATGCATTCCTTATCAGCTGCTTCACTTACAGCACTTGAGGATGTGTATAATAGTGGAACAGGGGCTTCGGTTCAAAAAGCAAAAGCGTTGCTTCATTTGAATGGGGTGAATACTGATTATATTGAGCCAGTAATGACTGGTGCCGGTTCTTTCAAGATGTCAGCGGAATCTGCCAACATTAATTCAGACCGTCCATTAGTTCCTAGTGTTTCAGCAGAAGTTTACCCTAATCCTTCAAATGGTGTAGTAACTTTGGAATGGAATCCAATCGATCTTATGACTGCTGAGTCAGTGACTGTAGAAGTTGTATCAATCACAGGTCAAATTGTTCACACAGAGGTGATCAAAGATGTATCTCGATCTTTCTCAGTAATTGACTTGAATGAACAACCTGCAGGAGTGTATGTGATAAAAATGAGAAATGATGAGACAACGCTTTACAGCGGTAATATCATTCTTCAATAA
- a CDS encoding WG repeat-containing protein, producing the protein MHRILFFILLTSQFAIAQGLLPVNPGEKWGYINLEGEMVIEPQFSFAGTFHDSRAVVRDSGYYYLIETTGEQIGELLFEDVTWRYNLGLRVVINGEELVLSWNELSNLTSNDILDSSYQFELGQQGELRRVDLGQGLVFVGEGEYLFSDYRGKQLVDEHGKILASGLLEAYRLHDSILCILNMREGGNIFFSEGEVIHSSRTELNWGAYYYSQNRILSGHLNSMEADFLPLGYADIEWLGYGDSISQEQYWQDRLGLTVGDNNKLLFLSPLRRRTSKFSGYQMATFKIGKSRPDFYKRWDWLENVRVGVVSAKGREVLFPETFDNISVWKGHHCLVRIANDMDTLDRFGSRLVEKWILVDSLGNQIGNDTILKPRVRRKDGWSDNVSTPTYTYSIPYFDRDSSKYYTYNSWGQRDYESPKALTYNSIRENIPSPLRHDGQAERQRLHNLGYEAKFYLGYTNNRYRRIGSLSVRQLGATVLWDSLNSSSLWGYERIGEPDWCVTNYTVYGSDSDFVYFFDSGNSILLSNDEYLSTSILDISAEVVFVNYLSTWGYITSTEKRLAFDFHHSSFVGYEPGFLPNGPGFYVNEFNRERRYTGDHFTYYSIPFFRPRGVQLELDWTDWDSQYEWSIINDSGGELSRMKAHIELFHRGSWMRVGKWQFDNPVKNHHIYPVGTIQTNNGDIPSTMRIVLEYEYDRDGEVVNGMSISEEVPCTYNAYHVSKANR; encoded by the coding sequence ATGCACAGAATCTTATTCTTCATATTGCTCACGTCACAATTTGCCATCGCACAAGGCCTGCTCCCAGTGAACCCTGGCGAGAAATGGGGATATATCAATCTTGAAGGTGAGATGGTCATCGAGCCGCAGTTTTCATTTGCTGGGACCTTCCACGACTCTCGAGCGGTTGTTCGGGATTCAGGGTACTACTACCTCATTGAAACAACTGGCGAGCAAATCGGGGAGCTGTTATTCGAAGATGTCACCTGGCGATACAACCTCGGATTGAGAGTTGTCATCAACGGCGAGGAGCTAGTTCTATCGTGGAATGAGTTGAGCAACTTAACATCGAATGACATACTAGATTCAAGCTATCAATTCGAATTAGGACAGCAAGGAGAGCTACGTAGAGTAGATTTGGGGCAAGGTTTAGTATTTGTTGGAGAGGGAGAGTACTTGTTCTCGGATTATAGGGGTAAGCAACTTGTAGATGAGCACGGAAAAATTCTCGCTTCCGGTCTCCTTGAAGCTTATCGTCTTCACGATTCAATTCTGTGTATCTTGAATATGCGTGAAGGAGGTAATATTTTTTTTAGTGAAGGCGAAGTAATTCATAGCTCAAGGACCGAACTAAATTGGGGTGCATATTATTATTCTCAGAATAGAATTCTCAGCGGACATCTGAATTCAATGGAAGCAGATTTCCTTCCTTTAGGTTATGCCGATATCGAGTGGCTAGGTTATGGTGACAGTATAAGTCAAGAGCAATATTGGCAGGATAGATTGGGTTTAACTGTAGGCGACAATAACAAGCTTCTTTTCCTCTCTCCTCTTCGCCGAAGGACTTCGAAGTTTTCTGGATACCAAATGGCAACATTTAAGATTGGTAAATCTAGACCTGACTTTTATAAGAGGTGGGATTGGCTAGAGAATGTGCGCGTGGGTGTTGTTAGTGCAAAAGGTAGAGAAGTGCTGTTTCCTGAAACTTTCGATAATATATCAGTTTGGAAGGGTCACCATTGTTTAGTGCGTATTGCAAATGATATGGACACGTTGGATCGATTTGGAAGTCGATTAGTTGAAAAATGGATTCTTGTTGACTCCTTGGGAAATCAAATTGGAAACGACACTATCCTTAAACCGCGGGTTAGAAGAAAAGATGGATGGTCAGATAATGTTTCTACACCTACTTATACCTACTCCATTCCTTACTTTGATAGAGATTCTTCTAAGTACTACACCTATAATTCCTGGGGGCAACGCGACTATGAGAGTCCAAAGGCTTTGACATATAATTCAATCAGAGAGAATATCCCGTCACCACTTAGACATGACGGTCAAGCTGAAAGACAACGCCTGCATAATCTCGGATATGAGGCGAAATTCTACTTGGGATATACAAACAACCGATACAGACGCATTGGATCTCTATCTGTTCGGCAATTAGGAGCCACAGTCCTGTGGGATTCGTTAAACTCAAGCTCCCTTTGGGGATATGAACGAATAGGAGAGCCTGACTGGTGTGTAACTAATTATACTGTGTACGGTAGTGACTCCGACTTTGTGTACTTCTTTGATTCTGGAAACTCAATTTTACTGAGTAATGACGAATATTTATCGACTTCAATTTTAGACATTAGTGCTGAAGTGGTGTTCGTTAATTACTTGAGTACTTGGGGATATATTACGTCTACGGAGAAACGATTAGCATTTGATTTTCATCATTCAAGTTTCGTCGGTTATGAGCCAGGTTTTCTGCCGAATGGACCTGGCTTTTATGTTAACGAATTCAATCGTGAAAGAAGATATACCGGGGATCATTTTACCTATTACTCCATTCCATTTTTTAGACCCAGAGGTGTTCAACTCGAGTTGGATTGGACAGACTGGGATTCACAATATGAATGGTCCATCATTAATGATTCAGGAGGGGAATTGTCCAGAATGAAGGCGCACATTGAGTTGTTTCATCGAGGAAGTTGGATGCGTGTGGGGAAATGGCAATTTGACAACCCAGTTAAGAATCATCACATCTATCCTGTTGGAACAATCCAAACTAACAATGGAGATATACCATCCACAATGAGAATAGTCTTAGAGTACGAGTATGATCGCGATGGCGAAGTAGTGAATGGAATGTCCATTAGCGAAGAAGTGCCGTGCACGTACAACGCATATCATGTGAGTAAAGCGAATCGGTAG
- a CDS encoding DUF262 domain-containing protein has protein sequence MKLIEQIDIQPQSAKWLHDLNDKGLLEVDNSFQRHYVWTLKNQVQLIESILLGYPIPEIYLWNTGTDEDTGDTKYSIIDGQQRCGAIFQFIANTFKLKENHLDSNSNKFAVIKNRHFKDLETEEKKALWAYIFSIRLVRSQVDRDSIVKMFLRLNSNNMTLNPQELRNAEFEGEFMTLASTLADLDFWEENKIFGVADRRRMRDISFIGTLLVFMKKGISEDISNANLNQIYDLYNDEYPDKEKDQEKFEFILSSIHEIINSNSDRMKFLRRQVHMYSLFTVVYDILSDNDNLTDEQILNYQNFIDNYDNDELLEKHFSDLMSEVYQYKSLSKEGTRQKSNRFERHRILKKIIK, from the coding sequence ATGAAACTAATTGAACAAATAGACATACAACCACAAAGTGCCAAATGGCTTCATGATCTCAATGACAAAGGGCTTTTAGAGGTTGACAACTCTTTTCAAAGACACTACGTTTGGACTCTCAAAAATCAAGTTCAACTTATAGAATCTATTCTTTTAGGTTATCCAATACCAGAAATCTATTTATGGAATACAGGAACTGATGAAGATACAGGAGATACCAAATACTCTATCATTGATGGGCAACAGAGGTGTGGTGCAATTTTTCAATTTATTGCCAATACTTTTAAGCTCAAGGAGAATCACTTAGACTCAAATAGTAACAAGTTCGCAGTAATCAAGAATCGCCATTTCAAGGACTTGGAGACGGAAGAAAAAAAAGCTCTATGGGCCTACATATTTTCAATAAGGTTAGTTAGATCTCAAGTTGACCGAGATTCCATTGTCAAAATGTTTCTACGACTGAATAGTAATAACATGACGCTTAATCCTCAGGAATTAAGAAATGCCGAGTTTGAAGGTGAGTTTATGACACTCGCATCTACGCTTGCCGATTTAGATTTTTGGGAGGAAAACAAAATTTTTGGTGTAGCCGACAGACGAAGAATGAGGGATATATCATTTATTGGTACCCTTCTCGTATTCATGAAAAAGGGCATCTCAGAGGATATTTCGAATGCCAATTTGAATCAGATATACGATTTGTATAACGATGAATATCCGGATAAAGAAAAGGATCAAGAGAAATTTGAATTTATCTTAAGCTCCATTCACGAAATCATTAATTCAAATTCAGATAGAATGAAATTCCTTAGAAGGCAAGTTCATATGTACTCCTTGTTCACCGTGGTTTATGATATATTAAGTGATAATGATAATTTGACAGATGAGCAAATACTCAATTATCAAAACTTCATTGACAATTATGATAACGATGAACTCTTAGAAAAGCACTTTTCAGACCTCATGTCCGAAGTATATCAATATAAATCCCTATCAAAAGAAGGGACAAGGCAAAAATCTAATCGGTTTGAACGACACCGAATTTTGAAGAAAATAATAAAATAA
- a CDS encoding DUF4304 domain-containing protein, translating to MHKVLFEAETQRRRFSHVRQTWWKINDDFCVVINLQNSQWNSKELLSFCSNIGVGLTENLKDPSRKKATYFDIVTNLREEAYLSDDRKKHRFRPESGLGYTLTTHTNLADFISELSIDFESDILPKLGSLRTIQDCLDFYRQFDIWGKQLQNQVDRLKLKQDVN from the coding sequence ATTCATAAAGTCTTATTTGAAGCCGAAACTCAAAGACGAAGGTTTTCGCACGTCAGACAAACCTGGTGGAAAATAAATGATGACTTCTGTGTCGTGATTAATCTTCAAAACTCACAATGGAACAGTAAGGAATTGTTAAGCTTTTGTTCTAATATCGGCGTTGGACTGACAGAGAACCTTAAAGACCCCAGTAGAAAAAAGGCGACTTACTTTGATATAGTAACAAATCTGAGAGAAGAGGCATACTTATCGGACGACAGGAAGAAACACAGGTTTAGACCTGAAAGTGGGCTTGGCTACACATTGACTACCCACACTAACCTAGCAGACTTTATCTCGGAGCTCAGCATTGATTTTGAAAGCGATATTCTACCGAAATTAGGAAGCCTGAGAACCATTCAAGATTGTTTAGACTTCTATCGACAATTTGATATTTGGGGAAAACAACTTCAGAATCAAGTTGATCGATTGAAGCTCAAGCAGGATGTCAACTAA